One Vicia villosa cultivar HV-30 ecotype Madison, WI linkage group LG5, Vvil1.0, whole genome shotgun sequence genomic window, ACACAACACTTTGTGCAATTGATGGATTGATTGAATTGATAATCCAAGTATGAACCAGATTATTGCATCTTTGCCATGCTCTGAAGTTGAGATCGTTGACATCTGGTACTTCTATGGATCCGTCAACGAACTGATACTTATTTTTCATTGCTAATGCTCGCTTCATCTTCATAGACCAAGCATGATAATTTTCTCCCGATAGTACCGGTGTTACACACGCAGTTGCAGAGTTTTCCGAAGGATGAACATAGTACGGATCAAGAGTATCAACAATTTGCGCACTACTACCAGTGTTCCTTGTCATGATTAGGGTTTAACCAAATGTCAACAAAAGATGATCCAACAACAATGATTAACAATGATTATCAATGAATAACAATGAATTTCGAGAAAGAATCGAAATAAGAAACTGAATCAAGACAAAAGCTTCGAGAAAGATTCGAAACACAaagaatgattcaagaagaatcaaTCACAGAAGAAAAAGATACAAGAAGAAGAATGAACAACTTCACCTATCGTGTGCAGCGGAAGCAGAGCAGGtcgaacctgctctgataccatctaAGCAATGGTGaactccattgatgaagatgttgCACTACAAGCTATTAGCATGAAAACGAAGAAGATAGAaaagaagaagtagattctgttATTCATTGATGAGAGAGTGTTACATTGGTTATACCAGTCTTTATATACAAGTCTATAACCTAACTAAAAGTAACTAACATCTCAACCAACCAATCTGACAGTTGGCATTAATCTATTTCTTCTACTTCATTATTTGTTAGAACTTACTTTTAAATTAGACCAATTATCGATTTTACCCAGTGATTAACCAAGAAACTTTCCTGGTCAAAACTGATTTTATCATGCATTTTTCAAATGATCTATACCACAAAATTTCAGATTGAAAGAAAAGCATTAACAAGTCTTCTTACCCTTCCAACCCCCTAAAAACCTCAAAAACCCCTAAAATCGAGCACATAAGATATAGGCATTCCAACTCAACTAAAAATCTTATATCAAATTAAAGAAACAACCAACCTCACACAAGACAAACAAATGATCTACTGACTCAACTTGTCTTAGACACACTACATATCCCAACAACTATCATCAAGCAATTTTACGCTTTTAGAGATTCTACTTAGTCGTCAATCTATCTTGAAGTGGttgataagaagaaaaaaaaaatcattttaaaaggtGTCCAATTGACGCAGTTGCGGAAATTAACAATAGTAAAAAATGTGTAATTTTTTAAATGCACATAATAAGGAACTCACTTTTGGAAATGTATGCATCAATAGATTTGAAGTTAATCAAGCAGCTAAGATTTCATCACAAAATAAATATTCTAAGGTGGAATTGCATTCATAATACTACCTCTCTCCTTTGGCTTTTATTGGACTCTTCGTTACTACTACATCTCACAAAAAGTgttggaaaagaaaagaaaaaagaaagcaaCTTTCTCTAAATTATTAAATTCGATTCACCCCCACTACAAATTACTAAAGGTCATTGCTTGCTCAAGGCACCCAACAAACAAAGAGTTCCACATGGTGGGGTGTGACATTTCTCTTCCAAGGCCAATGAAAGCAACACATTTTAATTTTTGTCACATAATTAAAGCTATGTCATTGTTAAGATGTGGTCCATCTAAAATCCATCTAATTTCTGTGTGCATTATTTCACTTTTTTCTGACTATGTTTTCATCTTGTTTTCCATTAACCAAAAGCattctaataatatttttttttattgcttATTTTCTAGGGGAgtcttattttaattgatttgtaGTTGGTCATTGGTCAGTTGCTAGCATTAAAATGACagaaaatatgaatatttttcttcattttcactCCTCTTTTTTAAGGAAACTATGTAGTAGAAGCAATTTCATTAATGGAAATGAATCATGATTTTGAAATGTGAATTGAGATTGATATTTAGTAAACCCTTTCTTTACTTAAAGTCAAGCAgttactattttatatttttatctataaTTCACTTTAAGTAATTATAAGATCATAATTAAAATTTACTATTCTAACTTCTAAGATTTTATTGCAAGATACCTGGtatggattttttttaatgaaaaggaTGTTAGTATGGCCATATCTAAACcaactattaaaatatttaacCATTAAGATTTTAGTTATTTAAACTGTACCATTTTAATCTAACAGTTAAGATATAGTCCCTAGAGAAATAAATTTAGaaagtaaaatttattattatggaGTAATTCTGAACTGTAATTCTTTTTTcaaaaaggaattgaaagagaatTCTTCTaaacagtggcggagccagaaattttaggtaGTCTGGGCGAAAACTATACACTATTTATTATTCAtcagttttaattttcacaccttaTTTTTACAAATTTTGCCCCTAATTTTACCCCTGATTTTATCTAAAAACCGACTATTACACGGgaggagtacaaagaaaataggggttgagcccgggcgcctgcCCGGGCTGGCTGGGCCTTGGCTCCTCCCCTGCTTCTAAACTATGGACAAGGTTTAATTAAATTCGAGATGAAGAAACTACAATCATTCTCCTTCAAAACTTCAGTGGTTTTAATTTTCTGACATGATTCAGGACCACACTAACCCAAATCTTTAATTacacaaagaaattaaaaaaaaagttaataaactATATTAAGCTAGTCCGGTATGGAAGTTACTATTCTACAATagagtatatttatatataaaaagtaaattttaaGTAATAATTTAATCTCCCAAATGGCTAAAAAGTTTTATAATGCAATTACATGTTTTTCTTCTTTGATTtatctttaaaataattaaaataattcaatagatataaaatatttgattcttAGTATTGTActtttgtaccttagacttgttcattAAATTTATTctattagggcttatgtggcaagattttctttgtaTAAATAGTCTTgaagtagctatcatttattaacaacaagTAATAGAGAACACAAcaattattctctcatctcttttgcgctgttattccttttgtttattctctttgttatcatctttaaatcttgtgcaccaacaattcaTATATCATTTATAGTCAActcatttttaaacaaaataaattttaaaaaattaattcattCGAAATTAATTTTTTCAGCGCAAAACCAAAAACTTGTTAAGAAttgattataattttaaatttgagtTTAGATTTTTTTATTCCAGCTAAAGGTACTTAATAATTTATAACTTAATCTAAAAATCAGACTCTGatacaatttattaatttaatttggagggTCAAACACATTTTTAAGAGTAACACATTTTTGTGCGAAaacatattatatttataaaaaattttaaagtgATAGGTGAATGAATTCTCTAAATTATAAAtgattaaattttcaaatttctaactaatgtaaaactttcctaatcacacttgtaattttttttaagaaaacataAATTAATTTACTCAAATCCGAATCAATTTTTTATAACCAATtcacttaaaatatatttttacccCAAAACAAAAAAGACACTATGCCTCACTTTGTTCCATCCTTTTCATTCCTATGTTGAATTAATCTTATTCAATACCCATATGCACATACATACAAAACAATGTTTACAAGAAACACTTTCCATTCTAAATTCCAAATAAACACCACCTAATCAACTCTCCTCCATTGTTTCCCTTCAACACACCTCACAAGATCCCACCTCCATCTTTTCTACATCCACACCCAACTTCTCTTCCACTTTTCACCACTTCTAATTACACATTTGCACTAACAAACAAAACCCACCATAAAACATCACACATTATAATCAACACCTCTAAAGGGTATTTCAGTCAATTCCCATGCTACACTCCATCTCTGTATCACCCGTATCAACTGTATTCTAAAGGATAAGCTTAGATCTCCAGAAAAaaaaactctctctctttctctctctaacactttctctctctaaaatCTCTTAAAATAGTTACTCAGATTCTTCAATAACTGAATCCAACGTTTTCTTGCCGGAATAGTTTTCTTCTTCGCCGGAATATTTTTCTTTGCCGGGAATGGTTGTTCTTAGCAACTACTGAGAACGGAAATGGGTGATGAAGAGTTAGACAGAGAAACCAACCTGGCCGGAGTACCTACCGGAGCTTCCCGTCTCCGGCGGGCTGTGGAACTCATTTCTTCATTACTATCCCTTTCTCTGTCTATCAGAGTCTTCGCCGGAAAATGGCAACTGATTCGGAACAAGCTTGAGGAGCTTCTTTCGGGTTTAATCGCCGCCGAGAATTGCGATTCCGGTGAGAACCCGTCGTTATCGAGGTTAGTGACTTCGATAGTTGCGACTGTAAATGAGTGTCACGATCTAGGTCAGCGTTGCGTCGATGTTGCGTATAGTGGGAAGTTGTTGATGCAGAGTGATTTGGACGTGGCGTTTGCGAAGCTTGATGGGGTTGTGAGGAGGCTTTCGGAGATATATAAAACGGGGATTTTGACGAATGGGTTTGCGCTTGTGGTTTCAAAACCGAGTCTTGGTGCTTCTAAGGAGGATATGAGGTTTTATGTGAGAGATGTTTTGACGAGGATGAAGATTGGTGATATGGGTATGAAGAAAATGGCTTTGAGGAATCTTCTTGAGGTTGTGGTTGAGGATGAGAAGTATGTGAAGGTGATTGTTGTGGATGTGAGTGATGTTGTTCATGTGCTTGTGGGGTTTTTGGGTTCTGGTGAGGTGGAGATTCAAGAGGAGAGTGCTAAGGTTGTTTCTGTGGTTGTGGGTTTTGATTCGTATAAAGGGGTTTTGGTTAGTGCGGGTGTGATTGCGCCGTTGGTTCGGGTTTTGGATTGTGGGAGTGAGTTGGGGAAAGTTGCGGCcgcaaggtgtttgatgaaattgaCGGAGAATTCGGATAATGCTTGGGCTGTTTCTGCTCATGGCGGTGTTACTGCGTTGTTGAATATTTGTGGGAATGATGATTGTAAAGGGGATTTGGTTGCTCCTGCTTGTGGGGTGTTGAGAAATCTTGTTGGTGTTGAGGAGGTTAAGAGGTTTATGGTAGAAGAGGATGCTGTGGCGACGTTTATAAGGCTTGTGAAATCGAAGGAGGAAGCGATTCAGGTGAATTCGATAGGATTCATTCAGAATATTGCCTGTGGAGATGAGTTGATTAGGGAAAAGGTGATTAGAGACGGCGGAATCCGAGCTTTGTTACGTGTTTTGGATCCGAAATGGTCGTATTCTTTGAAAACAAAGGTAATAGCAATGAGGGCTATTGAAAGTTTGTGTTTTACATCATCTAGCTCTGTAAGTATTTTAATGAGTTACGGTTTCGTGGATCAATTACTATATTATGTTCGAAACGGTGAAGTTTCAATTCAAGAGTTGGCATTGAAAGTGGCGTTTAGATTATGCGGAACATCCGAAGAGGCTAAGAAAGCAATGGGCGACGCCGGTTTCATGGCAGAGTTTGTTAAGTTTCTGAACGCAAAATCATACGAAGTTCGCGAAATGGCAGCTGAAGCACTCTCTGGCATGGTCATGGTACCTCGAAATCGGAAGCGATTCGTGCAGGACGACCATAACATAGCCCTGCTTCTGCAATTGCTCGATCCAGAAGAGGGAAATTCAGGTAACAAGAAGTTCTTAATCTCAATCTTAATGTCATTGACAAGTTGCAATAGTGGGAGAAAAAAGATTGTTACTTCTGGTTATGCCAAAAACATAGACAGACTAGCAGAAGTCGAAGTTTCTTCCGATGCTAAAAAACTTGTCAAGAAACTATCCACAAACCGGTTCCGCAGTATGTTGAACGGAATCTGGCACTCATGAATGTAGTTCATTCATcaatcattttttttcttaacTGTATATTTAATTTACTCTAGTGTCTTAAAAGTTTTGctaatttgtttattattatgCCTCTTGAATATGCTTTCTGTTAAATTTCACTGGCCATGTCTTGTCCATGAAAAAAACAGTAGCACACACCATTATGTTGATTGTAATCAAATTTATTTAGTGAGATACCATAAAAGCTTTGTTGTAGATTTTCTTGAGGATACTCTACTCTACTCTACCATTGCTGTGAGACAATTACAAGAAGAAAACAGAAAacaacataattacatgttactGTTATTTCTCCACCTACCTAACTCAGTTTTTGTTTGGAAGGGTTACAAAAATGTTTTATAGTTGTAAGCATTTGTGAATTTGTGAATAGTGTGGTACCACCACATGGGGAAGACATAATACATCTACATCAAACCTTGGTAAGCATGTGAGTAGTGTTGTCAACATTGCATTTCTATATCCAGCATTATATAATATAAAAGCAGATAGTGATAGATGAAGTTTCCATCTGTAATGTTTTTTGTCTCTTTGTAAAGTTTTGTACTTTGTTCTATCTACTTCTTAGTTGTTTATTCATTACTATCAAGGTTGTAAACAAACATGACATTTGTACACATGTTTTTTGGTTGTCAACTCTTTAAGATAAGATCAATGAATGATCTCATTGATCATACATCATTATATAGTAATTTACATTGCCCTTGTgtttttttaattacttttacTTTGCTTTAAGTAATTTGTCGTGTGAATTGTGAAAGTGCAAGCTCCTAAAAGTGGGAAATTGTGTTTATGTTGCGTGTATGTAACCAATGCTTGCGTGAGTGGAGAATGGGAAACATGTGAATGTGCAAATCTAGGGGAGCTTTTACTAGCTAGCAGGAGCATGGAAGGCTTGGGAATCTCGTGTCTTGAAACAATTTCCAATTCAATGAAATCTTGAAATATGCTAGTAGGAGTACTTCATTTGGTTCAACCCATATTCTTATAACAGGACCGGAAATTGAACCAGGTCAAGTTGACTTGGGTCCTTTCTACAGGATTGTGAACTAGCTATTCAACCTGACTTGGTTCTTTTCTATAGGATTGTGAACCAGCTATCAAACTCGCTGGTTGTCGGTTGAGTGAATTGGATCGATCGTTCTGGTCCGGGTTTGTTAACATTGAATTattctgatttttattatttatcccTCACAAGAATTTGTTCCTATTCGGTTTGTCCACTTGAGTACACCTATGGCTTTTCTGCTTAATATTCTTTAGACTTTGTGTCGTTCAAAATGCTACTAAGAAAAACAAGATAAATTAAGGTGAAAAGTTGTTTCCTATTGATCGCATTAGTTTAGCAGGTTGGGTCTTAGATTTGGTTATGTTTAGGGAATTAATTTAGGATGAAGAGAGGAAATTTATTTAAATGCACttatgaatatattttttttcaataagtgcCACGTTCagctattttttaataaattaaatataaaacatTCATGAGAAAAATAATTGTTACTAAAAGAAAGATGAACTCTTATCAAAGAGTTGAATTAAACTCCAAAAGTTTAGTCTAGTTGGAAAAAAACGTATTTGGAtctgagatcttgaatttgagtCTTGTTAGTGGTCTTTAAAATAGATGATTTGGTTTGGGCAAAGGTCTAAAGTGGAAAATTCAATTACGAAGGACCAAATAAGGACCAAATAAGGGCTCCATCAAATAGGATTCCATCAAATAGGATGAATTATTAGATGAAACTTTGTTAGAAAGACGATTTGTCATATATAAATCTTATCATGCCCTGTTTGTAGGAATGATctcattgtatctctcaaattaGATCTTTATGACTTCATTGACTTGTACTTTAGAGTGATAACTCTTGTAAGTCCTTCTCGCTTTGTAGTATTTGAAGGCCTCATTTTTCCATCACCTACTTTTTCTCGTTGCACTACGGAACAATGGTGTTGTTTGTGAGAATCGACTTTTGATTCTCACGAACTTTCACATCAAACTATCTAATTTCAAAAATCACGTCTCCTCGGCAATGATCCCGCCCAATCACCAATGACAATATCTGATCCAACAATCAATTGTGTTGTCCCTGCTTCAACCTTAAAATCGTCAGCACACCTCATTGTCTCTATGATCGACGAAGGATCATCTAGCAAGAAAGAACTAAGCAAATGGTCTACAACAATAGACTATTTGATATTGTTGGCAGATGATCTGAACCTGAAGAAAGGAATGTGTATTCTAGGATTCTGATATAACAAAAGTTTAAATGAGATTGCCAACTTGACATTTCTATTAATGGTGACCACTACCGTTGAAAACTACACAACTTAAGAATCCTTATTGATGACAAAATTTTGTGCGACGTCATGTATGCCAATAACTTTGTGGGAGTGAGGCTAGGCAAAGTGTAGCATGCATCGTATGAAGGTAGGTATCTCTTAGCGTTCAATGACTCTATCACTCGCCCTTGTGATACTAAAGAATTGCTAGTTTCTATTAGAGAAAGAAAAGACAAGAGGACAATGAAAGTGTTCTTCTTGATGATCCCTTGTGAAACTGTTTACAATTGCATCCCATAAAAACCTTTCCTTACAACACTAGACGTGGTAGCTTCCACTATCCACATGAAGATGAAACACTACAATTGCTTCATGGGACGAGTTATCATTATGATTGACTTACGCAAAGTCGGCCTAATAGATGTGATAATCTTAAAAACCCCCGAGCAACTATCATTGCTATTGGAAAGAAGGTAAAAGAGATAAAACCATGATTGGTGATGAGCTTGACTCCTCGATGGGAATTAAAGTGAGGACCCTGAGGCTAGCTCTAGATGGAAACTTTGAGATAGTGTAGGTTGACAAAATTCCAGTCAAGTTAGTCTTTATATGAGCCGACTTGTCGATCTGGTGAGGAAAAGCCTCATTGACTGTCTATGAGCTAATGCCAACCTCTTCACAATCTCCCTTGACAAAATACTCAATATCAACCACATTTAAATATCGACCTTTCCATCTTATACGTGGCcaaaagaaggagaagataatCCACCGAGAAAGTCAAAGCCACCATGAACACAATCTGAGGCCTACTATATGGCAACTATATTTTCTGAAGTAAGATACACCGAATGACTATCAAATATTGTCCTAGTCAAAAAGGTGTCCGACAAATAAAGGATATGTGTAGATTACACTAACTGATATCGGGCTTGTTCCATAGATTCGTATTCACTCAGAACATCGATATGTTAGTAGATAACTTTGCCAACTACAAATTGTTATCATTCATGGACGTATACTCCGAATAGATCCAAATCCTTATGCACAAAGCAAACAGAGTAAAAAAATGACTACATAATATAACACGACAACTAAGAATATAAAGGTATGTCTTTCGGCTTGAAGAATGCAAGAGAAAAACAATCGAGGATGATGAATAAGATTTTTGAAGTAGAAATTGATAAAACACTAGAGATacacatggacgacatgatcgtaaAATCTAACGAAGAATAATGACACAATGAAAATCTCGCCAATGTGTTCAGAcgagtttgaaaatataatataaggCTTAGCCCTGAGAAGTGCACCTTCAGGGTCAGAGCCGACAAATTACTTAGTTTCTACTTAACGGCGAAAGGTGTAAAATCTAAGCTAGACAAGTGTGAAACAattattatcaaaataaaaacttCGACTACGAAGAAAGGGATAATGAAACTAAACAGAATGCTCACATTCCTAAATAATCTCATCTCAATATCAGTTCAACACGCTTACTGTAACAACCCATTTCTATCCGGCAATTTattcaagaatcagagtttcaaaatttctcaacaaacAAATAAGGCGTCGCATATTCATTTCACAACAAATCACttaatcgcatttagcggatacatagaaCTTTCATTGATCAATTAAACAaatactcagcatataatactcttcaaaatagaataacttcttttattagaacatggcggaatcatagttctcaatctttgagtcaataacatattattcaactaagataaaaacaataaacaacaacattataaacatcataaatcatccccccgagtgctacgtatcagagcgacaaccgactcgataaaCAACAACTAAATATTCATACttgaacacctgcacgttaccaatataaaggcaacaacGAACaaaagaaaagggtgagatatcaaatcatataagtgagcgcatgataaattatatattaggattcagacatatatcaTTATCACATCACCAGtattaatattgctatacacttcatACTTCCActaactcacaaatctcacatacttttcatcatacTACAAGTCACAACGCTTCATATTCACatgaattatttatatatatatatatatatatatatatatatatatatatatcattcactTACTTTACAAGCTAATTCACGATACATCACAATTCTAGTACCAAAACATCACTGCACATAAGTCATACACCTAGTCACAAAACATCTCATATAAGTCACACATCTAGTCACCAAATATCACATGTAAGTCACATAAGACATGttcagttaatcgcattcacaaccATTGATATCCTCatactattcacaaaatcatcaattcacattttcacatacttccatcatttagcaagtcacgaaatacaatcacgatatagtcacaaaacatcacaactatgaatcacataagacacatgggacatgactcatgtatatgcatgtgataCCCATCGGAGCTTCGGCTCCCGttaccaattgcccaattcagaggcacaaggcataagccttcatcactaatttgccaaccaggtcgtcacagagtatgcatatgaaatgtgactcgacaaacaagacctacacaacatactcatcgcAATCAcacatcgtcacgaggcatacgcctatatcactgataattaccaatcattagaggtaattcaacgtcacaataatctttcatcttcacatGGAAATAAAATCATCACGACATTATCATGTTTCGACATATCACGTCAAccatataacttcacatattagCAATATCATCACAACAATCGACACATTAAGTTAACTCAAACTAGtctcataattctctataaattagtctttTATTTAACTCACAACTCCAAGCTTCTAGTCTCTCCTTCAAGACATAGCCTCTTTCTCTTCTACTCTTGTTTTCTCCCAAAAGAGAACACTCCTCTTctcaatctctaaaaccctatttaATATTCCAATTGGGCTTAACATATAACAACTCTTCTTTATTATTCTCCACaaaccaatttaggcccaataagaccaATAACTTAAAACAACCAATATATTacttttaataatattccatCGATATAATAATCCATTTGCCGACATAACCACGTATTCACTAAAATATACTTCACAACTGataaattccaaaaataaaataagaatatttaattaaatagataatt contains:
- the LOC131602743 gene encoding uncharacterized protein LOC131602743, with product MGDEELDRETNLAGVPTGASRLRRAVELISSLLSLSLSIRVFAGKWQLIRNKLEELLSGLIAAENCDSGENPSLSRLVTSIVATVNECHDLGQRCVDVAYSGKLLMQSDLDVAFAKLDGVVRRLSEIYKTGILTNGFALVVSKPSLGASKEDMRFYVRDVLTRMKIGDMGMKKMALRNLLEVVVEDEKYVKVIVVDVSDVVHVLVGFLGSGEVEIQEESAKVVSVVVGFDSYKGVLVSAGVIAPLVRVLDCGSELGKVAAARCLMKLTENSDNAWAVSAHGGVTALLNICGNDDCKGDLVAPACGVLRNLVGVEEVKRFMVEEDAVATFIRLVKSKEEAIQVNSIGFIQNIACGDELIREKVIRDGGIRALLRVLDPKWSYSLKTKVIAMRAIESLCFTSSSSVSILMSYGFVDQLLYYVRNGEVSIQELALKVAFRLCGTSEEAKKAMGDAGFMAEFVKFLNAKSYEVREMAAEALSGMVMVPRNRKRFVQDDHNIALLLQLLDPEEGNSGNKKFLISILMSLTSCNSGRKKIVTSGYAKNIDRLAEVEVSSDAKKLVKKLSTNRFRSMLNGIWHS